The sequence CCGGATTTCTTGAATTCCTGGTTGAACAACGATAGGGGGGAAAGCTGGATTAGAGGCTTGCAGAATAACGGTACTATTTTGAAAAAAAATTCTCTTGATGGTAAAGCCTTCATCCTCAATATAAGCAATGACTATATCACCGCTGCGGGCTTCCAAGTCGGGAGAAAAAAGGACTCGATCACCATTGCGAATACCATCGCCCTGCATACTATCTCCTTTGGCATGAATGAGGTAAGATCGGATTCCATCCAGAGATGAATCCGACACCGGGAAAGGGAGAAGGCTCCTTTTAAAAACCTCGTACCCTTCGATACATTCTTCCAACTCACCGCCAGGTTTCCCACAGGGAATCGAGTTTCCCAACACCGGTATCATAACTTCACCTTCATCAAGAGTAAAGAAATCTTTCCCAACCAAACCTAACTGCAAGAAGAGCTCACGCTCCGGGACTCCCAATACTTGGTTAATCTTCCGAAGGTTGGCTAAATCCGGTTCAAATTCTCCACTCAGCCAGCGAGAAACCGTTGCAGGAGAGACACCAGCTTGTTCGGCCAGTTTCCTCTGAGTCAATCCCAGCTTTTTTAGTTTTTCCGCTAACCATAAGTTGAATTTCATAGCACCATTATTTTACAAAAATAATTGCGTAAACGCAACTCATATCTCTTGACAAAACACCAACACACCAGTTAAATTGTTGAGTACAGTAAATATAAAATTATAGAATTGATATAACGCAACAAAAAGGAGAGGCGATCTGCCTTGAAATTTACCGGTTTTGCCAACCCATCAGAACAATTTGCCGAGAAGCGCCTGGATTTGAATGCTCTGCTTATCCGACACCCGGCCGCCACCTTTCTTTTGCGGGCGAAAGGAGAAGACAGCAAGAACCTCGGTATTTGCTCGGGTGACATCCTGGTGATAGACCGGTCAATCCAACCCGGGGATAATGCCTTGGTAGTAGCAGCGGTAGAAGGAACGTTGCGATTGTCACGGGTAAGAGCAAAGAATGGAAAATTGCTGCTTCCCATTGGTGGAGAAGCTCGGGTGGTCGGTGTGGTGACCGCCGTTATCCACTTTCCAGGGTAAAATCATGAAAAGTATTGTGGCCTTGGCCGATTGTAATTCTTTTTATGCCTCGTGTGAACGGGCCATGCGACCGGACCTCGACGGGCATCCAATCGTGGTTCTTTCTAACAACGATACCATGGTGGTGGCAGCTTCGGCGGAAGCGAAAGCAATGGGAATCGATCTGGGAGTGCCGCTTTTTAAAATTCAACCTTTGATCAAAAAACATGGCATTGCGGTTTTTTCTTCCAATTATACTCTTTACGCTGATCTTTCCGAACGGGTGATGGAAACCATGGCCCGCTTTGTCATGCACTATGAGGTTTATTCCATTGACGAAGCCTTCCTGAGTTTATCAGAATTTG comes from Candidatus Atribacteria bacterium ADurb.Bin276 and encodes:
- the lexA gene encoding LexA repressor — its product is MKFNLWLAEKLKKLGLTQRKLAEQAGVSPATVSRWLSGEFEPDLANLRKINQVLGVPERELFLQLGLVGKDFFTLDEGEVMIPVLGNSIPCGKPGGELEECIEGYEVFKRSLLPFPVSDSSLDGIRSYLIHAKGDSMQGDGIRNGDRVLFSPDLEARSGDIVIAYIEDEGFTIKRIFFQNSTVILQASNPAFPPIVVQPGIQEIRIIGKVIMHIGFH
- a CDS encoding DNA polymerase V subunit UmuD yields the protein MKFTGFANPSEQFAEKRLDLNALLIRHPAATFLLRAKGEDSKNLGICSGDILVIDRSIQPGDNALVVAAVEGTLRLSRVRAKNGKLLLPIGGEARVVGVVTAVIHFPG